The following coding sequences lie in one Homalodisca vitripennis isolate AUS2020 chromosome X, UT_GWSS_2.1, whole genome shotgun sequence genomic window:
- the LOC124369921 gene encoding innexin inx2-like, with the protein MGDILGNVLQTLLPGDHIIIDDLIFRLHYQTTTCILIACLAIIIGTRSLDDVFACFKEDNTRIRSIEPVCYAQNTFTAMKNMSHVMMDIKTPVTVHSHHDWVLVLLSIQVFIFIAPRYIWKLLESGRMESLVSYIRRPNLSDTDKNLWKQEKVNYFTSERHQPPSLYVYAYIVCEILNLVNDLLQISLMDHFLGAVFSTHGWDILSLISTPSEDRVDALALVFPTLGLCTLRDLGSWMCHLRFNYMSENTFVLLWFWYAFLAYVSIINLTQHAPALLSREIRAQYLQELMLDDSRSEEARVVAHSFNLSEWFMLCRIGENIDTIIFQQLVVDIDRQIHSL; encoded by the coding sequence GACCTTATATTCAGATTGCACTACCAGACGACGACATGCATACTAATAGCATGCCTTGCAATCATCATTGGCACAAGGTCCCTGGACGATGTATTTGCATGCTTTAAAGAAGACAACACCCGTATCAGAAGCATTGAACCGGTTTGTTACGCCCAGAACACGTTCACAGCTATGAAAAATATGTCACATGTCATGATGGACATAAAGACCCCTGTGACCGTGCATTCTCATCACGATTGGGTATTGGTATTGCTTTCTATCCAAGTGTTTATCTTCATTGCGCCCCGGTACATCTGGAAATTACTGGAAAGTGGAAGAATGGAGTCTCTCGTCTCGTATATCAGAAGGCCAAACCTATCAGATACCGACAAGAATTTGTGGAAACAGGAGAAAGTGAACTACTTCACTTCCGAGCGACATCAGCCTCCTAGCCTCTACGTTTACGCATATATAGTTTGTGAGATTCTCAACTTGGTCAATGATCTACTTCAGATATCCCTCATGGACCACTTCCTAGGTGCCGTGTTCTCGACTCACGGATGGGACATTCTCTCTCTCATATCGACACCGAGTGAAGATCGTGTCGACGCCTTGGCTTTGGTATTCCCGACACTTGGATTGTGCACACTTCGTGACCTCGGCTCCTGGATGTGCCATCTTAGATTCAACTATATGAGTGAGAACACGTTCGTCTTACTGTGGTTCTGGTACGCGTTCCTGGCCTACGTGTCCATCATCAACCTCACCCAACACGCTCCTGCCCTCTTGTCCAGGGAAATCCGTGCTCAATATCTGCAGGAACTCATGCTCGACGATTCTCGTTCTGAAGAAGCAAGGGTCGTCGCCCACTCTTTCAACCTCAGTGAGTGGTTTATGCTGTGCCGAATAGGCGAGAACATTGACACCATTATATTTCAACAACTCGTTGTAGATATAGACAGACAGATTCATTCACTGTAA